Genomic DNA from Mobula birostris isolate sMobBir1 chromosome 18, sMobBir1.hap1, whole genome shotgun sequence:
tgtttctttatgtttactgtgaatgactgcaagaGAACGAATCTTagcgtagtatatggtgacatgtatatactttgataataagtttaccttTAACTTTCAAAGTGGGTGTAACTGGACAGTGCAGCCTcactgggccagaagagcctgttgcCCTGCTGtatctcgatatttattatttatttggaCAAGTGCAGCACCACCAACTTTTTAGAAGCTCAATATCATCCAGGACGTACACCTACTGTATATAAGCTGGCACCCTTTAGACATTTACTTGCTCCATGACCATGTAACAATAAATGCATTGTGCACCATCCATCTCCCTCACTTGGAACTTCTCCCACCAAGACAATGGCAGTGGGTGCAGAGAAACACTATGACCTGCAGGTTCCCATCCAAGTCATACACCAAGCTCACTTGGAGATGcatcactgttccttcaacatAATGCTGAATCTAAAACATGAAACTCTCACCCTAACAAATCTAAGGGAGCAGTTTCACCAAAATGACTGCAATAATTCAGAAATGAGCCTCAGCACCACCATCTACTCAAAAGGACATTTGGACATGAGCAATAAACACATAATCCTACCAGTAAGGTTCAGATCTCAAAAGTTAACAGAAGACTTGAATTTACATTGCATCACCATAACAGGAACTGAAGTATGTGattgtattgggtttgctgacagAAAAGTTCTAAACTCAGAGACCTTAAGTCCTATCAGATATGAgactctcactaaagggaggttgTACTGAAaccacccaatcttcaaagagtAGTTCACTTCCCTAGTTATTCTTCATGAAGAGTTTAGACACCAATATCCACTATTCGAGCAATAGCTGTCCTCTCCCTACCAGGGAGAAAGTACTGTACTTACAGCTATAAAGTAGTTCAAAAcacaattcatttattttcagaAATACACACTTAAATCCAAACAGTATTCTTAAAACATTTAAAGCTCAGGATTTCTATTTCTACAAACCATTTCTTAAACATAAAGCATAAACCATTTCCAAAGCACAGGTataattcctataaactaaaaaggcATACCAATGATGTAGATGAATGAATCATTCCTCATACACACCAAAGCCAGAGGAATGGATTCCAGTTCACCCCATGTTTCTTTATGTTCTTTAGCCATTCCTAATAAGCCcgaactgctctctacatttatacctTTTTCTCTGCCACTTGCGTAACTTCACATGCATATTTCCTCAGATACTCTTTCTGCACAAAAAGGTCTAAGAGTTTCAGGGATATAGATCTCAGCTTCCCACCATCAATGCTGTGCAGCTAACTTCCTTGAGTACATAAACATTCCAACATTGATAGATCTGTCATTGATATGAAAAATCATCTGTGAAATTAAATAACTCATTTTCTTATATTGCATCTCTTGAGCAGCAATAAACCAGGTGGATGAGCTACATATTACTTTCCATAGACAAAGCATTTGCTATATACAGAGCTTGTCTGCAAAGCTGTGCCTTCAACTTCAAGCTGATTATTGCTTGCCATTTATATTTTAAGAACTGAGGACTGACTCCCATTTACAAACAGAAACTAAACAAAGAGGGAAGTTTTGATCATAACAAGTGGCCACTGCTGTCCTTAGAAAGCAACCTTGGCAAACATGAGAAAGCGGGTCAATGGCCTAGGAAACAAATATCCATCACAACTATAGTTGTTTTTGTGCATGATCAGTACATAGCAATAACTTTGCCTATAAAAGCTTCCACAAATAAAATTGAAGAGTAAataatcatttttttttattagtAACGGTGACTCAGAGAATTGGCCTCGGCACCTGAGGGAATTTCCCTGCCCTTCTTCAAAATAACGCCAAGGATGTTGAACGTCTAACCAAAAGAGCAAGTTTTAACATCTCATCAGGGTCAGTATCTACCACAGAGTGCACACCTGCCTTAAATGCACAGTCAGCCTGAACTTATGCGTTCACGTGTCTGGAAAGGGTCTCAGTTTTTGTTGATTCAGCAAACTTTGTGATTATACAGGCCAGGTTAGAATGGTACAAGGACAGTGTTTTAATCCTCATTCCTGACAGTGGGTCTTGACCCTAAACATCAATGAAAACCTCTAGTCTTCTGCCAATTTTGTTGTTCCAGCATCAGTTGGCTCTCTCGTCTTGCATAGAAGTGTACAGGCACTTTTTAACCTATCAATctgactcttccctcccacatagctcccATTTTTCTTGTTTTAATCCTCACCCATTGACAATTTCCTAAGGATAATTAAGGTAATAAGTGCTGGACATGCTATTAGGGGCTATCCAGACAGGAAAAAGACCAAAACAAAATGCTTAACTAATAAACATGCTTTTGAAAAATCAGTGTTTTTTAAACCTGATTTATCTCACTAACGTCTGCAGCCGCGCCAACCAGGAACACAACTATTCCAAGAATTTTAATTCCCCTCGAAGCACACATAATAATTTCAAGTTAGTTTTGGCATAAACAAAACCCTGTTTCAATTAATTTTTGAAACTATACCTCTGCCAGTGCGGTCTGGTCGGTAGACACTTCCGAAGGCCAACCTTGGCCCAGGCACCAGGCGGCCATGGTCCATCTCACCATTGGGAAGCGCTCTCTGGAACGGATACTGCTCCACGTTTGGATCGCCTGAGCGGTCAGGGGGATACTGGTCCACCGGGACGATGCGGCCGGCTTGCGGGTAGTAACCAGAGCGTGGGAGGTCGGGGTTCGCAACCCTCGGCCCCGAGTGACCGGCGTCGGGGGACGGACCCGGCTGCAGGGCAGAACTCCTGGACGCTGTGGATGGCAAGAGCGACGAAGGATCTTCTCCTGCCGTGACCGCCTGTCCCCTGCTCTCGTCGTACAGGCTGTGCATGTATCGCCTGTCCAGACCATCGTGGGCATACGGTGACTGGGGCACGCTGTATCTCTCTTGCACTGGGTTCTGCCCTTGGTATCTGTAGGGGTAGATGTTCTCTCCATAGTCGCCATACCGGTTCCTAGGCTGGTAGGGGTACCCTCCACCGCTATCCAAAGGCACTCTGCGATAGGGAGGGCTCTCGTCGGGGTTGTCAAAGCCCCTGGACGGCCCATACTCATAGCTGGGGTCGTAAGAGTTGGGGTAAGGGGGCTGCGCCACTGGGAACCGGGGGTAAGGTGCTTGGGCGAAGGTGGGCTCAGAGTAAGGCGGCTGGCGTGGCCTTGGCCGGGGGGCTTGCCGTGGGGCGGGCTGCACGTACCGATGGGTGTGGGTGGGGTCGCCGAAGGCGCCCTGCCTCCAGTTGTCCGGGACCTGGCCGAAGCCGAAAGGGTGCCTGGTCTGCCCCCTCACCGTCTCCGAGCCGGCTCTGACGGATGGCGAGGGAGCCTGGCGCCGCCCTGTGCCCCTGGCTCGGGACGACCCGCTGGGGCGCCTCGAGGAACCTCCCAGCCAGACCCTCGGATTGCTCCGGGACGCCGAATGCCGGGCCGGCACGTACTCAGAGCCGGTGTTGAGGAGGCTGTAGACCCGCCCGTTGTCCTCCCATTGAATCATCTGCCGCCAGCGCTCGTTCGGCCCACCGGTCTGAGCTCGGACCCCGATGTGGGGCAGCGAAAAGAACCAGCCCAGCACTGCGGGAAGCAGCCAGCCCGTGACCCCTGGCATCCCGCGCAGCGTCAATCCTCTCTGGAAGCGAAAAGAAACAGATAAAACCAAGAAGCAAaactttcaggtctcagattcccCGGCAGCGCTGCAACGCAACTATGCACAGCTCCAGCATGTTGGGGAAGGGTGTTCCAGATCACAGCCAACTCCACTGTTCCCAGCGCCCTGCCAATCTTGCACTCTGGCACCTCAGtgcaccacctcacttttttttcctctccctctctgtcccccctcccttcctctctctttttTACCCCGGTTCAAGAATCCAGCTGCTCGCCACCAACTCGTGTACAGTACTCTGCACTTTTCCCACAGAAGGGAATGCCGTGGGATCCCTGCGCCCGACTGATTTCCCctttactttaaaaaaaactgcccAGACCGCCCTTTGAGTGACAGCATAGTTTAAAGTTTGCCGATCGGTTAGATATTCCTCCACGTTGAAATTATCTTGGAAGAGGGATGATTTTCTTAATGAATTCTCAGCAATTacaatcccccctcccaccacgacacacacacacacaaactacagagagagagagagattgagagagactaCCTAAATCTCTCTGTGCTACATTTAAATTCCTGTGCCAGATACACTTCCCAGCTTGGTGTGGCATAATGACCGACTTGTCAAATTATAAGATGTTCACCAGCAAATCTGAGAGGGAATTCAGAAGAAACCACTCCTGTTCTAATCACCCTATTATAGGATGAGgaactttagaaagggtgcagaaatggTTTCTCAAATCAGAATAATCAAAATCCGGTTTATGATCACTGCTTTATATaatgtgaaatttcttgttttgctgcagcagtacagtgcaaaaacataaaattactataaattgcaaaataaataaatagagcaaaaatttaaCTAGGTAGCATTCAAAGACGGTTCAAAAATcgaatggcagaagggaagaagctgtttgtgaatatttgagtgtgggtcttcaggctcttgtacctcctccctggtgatagtaatgagaagaaagcatgtcccagatggtgcttggattagagagtataaattatgaggagaggttgaacaaacttgggttgttttctctggagcgtcagaGGCTGAGAGAGATCTaatattttataaaattatgagaggcatagttagggtagacagtcagaatctttccctcaggatagaaatgtcaaataccagaagaCAGATGGGAGGGAGAAAGCTTGacagagatgtgcagggcaagttttttattACACAGGGAGAGGTAGCTGCTTGGAACATGTTACCGGGGTGGTATTGCAAGCAGGTACAATAGAGGTATTAGTCACATGAATGTGCAgtaaatggagggatatggatctgTACGGACTGAAGAGATTTAATTTCATTTGGCGTCATATTCAGCACAGGCATTGTCGGCCGAAGAGCCCGTCCCActgctgcactattctatgttttatgtcgcTCTATAAACTGACTCATCGCCACCTATTATTCAGTGAATTTGTATTTATCATTGGAGCtctgcttagccacatagtcatgtgtgTCTAGGGAGTAGaacaaggggctaagcacacagccttgagatgcacctgtgttgatggtcagCAAAGAGGAAATGTTTTTACCAATCCTCGGCTGATGAGGGAGATAAGAACCCTGTTGCCGAGGGAGGTACAGTAGCTTTGGTCTTACAGCCTGGTGATTAATTTGAATGGGATGATTGTGTTGGACATCGAGCTGTAGCTGATGAACGTCAGTCTGACAGATATGTTCCTGTTGGCCAGATGGTCCAGAGGATTGTAATGAGGCTTGTTACCAAAAAGGCAGTGGCCCTATTCaaaggaggtcatgctgcaaacATAAAACATGGCTGGTGTAAAAATGAGGAGGCAACTAGCAATTGTACCTGAACCCTCTTCTCAGGATGTTTGACCTTGTTCTCTGGACAAGATCTCTTCTGAACTGCCAGCAAACATTATTTGTGTTTTAAACCAATATTACAATGCAAATTATTTTCAGATCAAAAGGTGTATAGTAGAAACAGGAGAAATTGTATCACATTTataattttaaatttaattttctttaattAATCTATGTTCAACTATTCCATTTGAAACAGCTCTTCCAACAGTAACGCAAGTAAGTAACATACCCAGTCTACATTATTTTTCCCATCATAAAGCCAGCATTAGGGAAAAGTACTGGCACACAAAACAAAGGACATCTCTGTGAAAGGCAAACAGAGGCAGATTGTAAGCCTTCCTCAGATTCCCACAGGAGGCATGTTTTCTCCAGTTTAAAGAGAATGTTTAGTAACAACATTATTGGAAGGCTCTGATAGTcactgcattacaggaaggaaGGATGTGATATCACTAGAGAGAGTACACAGGATGATGTTGTCAGGTTCAGTTATGAGGAACGGTTGGCAAGGCTGGGGATATTTACTTGGGAGTGGGGGAGCAGAGAGGTGATTTAGTTGATGTATGAAATCATGATAGGGTCTATTTTCTTAGCAGTTTGGTCAATAATAGGAGAGAAAAGTTTCAAGACGCTTAAGAACCAACTATGCTGATGCATTTGGAGTCACATATAGGATGGCAGATTTCTTTCACTGAAGGACGTTAATGATgaacttatcacctgccagctattGCTACCACCCCCATTCCCTCCAGATCTTcgtactggctatctcccctctatctttcagtccagatgaaggttttcaacctgaaacgttgGCTGTCTGCTTTCCTCCACAAATGCCGCCAGAcatgctgcattccaccagtggTTTATATACTATTGGCATTAATGAACTCCAAAGGGCAATAAGGAAAACTTTTCTCATCCAAAGAGTTAGGGCTTGAAATTCACTGCCTGTAGGATTAGAATCGTACAGAAGTAGACATCCTCAACTCATTTCAaaagtatttttttattttatttagagatacagcacagtaactggcccaatgagcccatgtcACCCAGTTACaaccatgtgaccagttaacccactaacccgtaatctttggaatgtgggaggaaactagagcacctggaagaagcccgcgcagccacagggagaatgtacaaactccttgcaagcAGCAGAAGAATTGAACCTAAGTTGCATTACACTCTACATCTATTTTCCACATTCCTATCAACTCCTCTCAGATTCTAAAGCTCACCCATGTATTATAGTCGATTTCCAGCAGGCAATTAACTTACCAATCCTTGCGTCTTTGGGAtgggggaggaaactgaagcgccCAGAGGACAAGGACACAAGATAAAACTGCCATCTGCAGGTACCTTTCCAAGCCACAGGCCATCTtaaacacaagcaattctgcagatgcaggaaacccAGGGAGGCACACAAAACACAGGAGAACTCGTACCACtcacaccctctccccctcccccgccccttcCATTGGTGGCACAGCAGTAGAAACTGCAAACTCCtaggagtgcacatcacacacaacctctcatggtcccagagcacATCCTGTGCAGTCAGAAAAGCTCACCAACACATCTGTTTtcagagaaggctgaagaaagctgaactttgcacatccataATCACGTCATTCAACAGATGCGCAATAGGGActatcctaacaagctgcatcactgtttggtaggGAAAGTGCATTGCGGCAGATAGGAAGGCTCTAGAACGGGTTGCCAGAACAGTCCAACGCATCACTGgctccagcctacccaccattaaggacatatatactacagaaagatgctggaaaagggccagtaaggtcatgaaggatcccacccaccctgctcacggactgtttacCCCACTCTCATCAGATCAAAgtctatgtagcatccatgccaggaccaccaaactcaaaaacagttactttccccaagcagtaaagctgatcaacacctccacccactaaaaaCACCAC
This window encodes:
- the loxl1 gene encoding lysyl oxidase homolog 1 — its product is MPGVTGWLLPAVLGWFFSLPHIGVRAQTGGPNERWRQMIQWEDNGRVYSLLNTGSEYVPARHSASRSNPRVWLGGSSRRPSGSSRARGTGRRQAPSPSVRAGSETVRGQTRHPFGFGQVPDNWRQGAFGDPTHTHRYVQPAPRQAPRPRPRQPPYSEPTFAQAPYPRFPVAQPPYPNSYDPSYEYGPSRGFDNPDESPPYRRVPLDSGGGYPYQPRNRYGDYGENIYPYRYQGQNPVQERYSVPQSPYAHDGLDRRYMHSLYDESRGQAVTAGEDPSSLLPSTASRSSALQPGPSPDAGHSGPRVANPDLPRSGYYPQAGRIVPVDQYPPDRSGDPNVEQYPFQRALPNGEMDHGRLVPGPRLAFGSVYRPDRTGRGLPDLVPDPHYVQAATYVQRSHLYSLRCAAEEKCLASSAYNADTTDYDIRVLLRFPQRVKNQGTADFLPNRPRHTWEWHSCHQHYHSMDEFSHYDLLDAATGRKVAEGHKASFCLEDTTCDFGHLKRYACTSHTQGLSPGCYDTYNADIDCQWIDITDVQPGKYILKLQVNPNYLIQESDFTNNVIRCNIHYTGQYVAATNCKITQS